A DNA window from Drosophila sechellia strain sech25 chromosome X, ASM438219v1, whole genome shotgun sequence contains the following coding sequences:
- the LOC6614935 gene encoding hornerin: MYPASGSGGGSAATAAKFQNRCGSPQFASDYPHPHPHQHPHQTTSVAVHSAPPGVSGGSIASGGSMSMRHGQRVVASAHQHPSQMTLNHGGMGHNHGMGMAMGMGHNHGHAAATLGHPHSHSHNNSSSSSSHGHVGSHLIFPDDMDSIEFCMPAAPSSSSASSQNGLGIGDQLLLGSSHGEAFTERRRRGHSRRSNHKMDVEQQVKWSRKNIAATMERFEPTPNTQSSSSTSSLDYGFAAGVMTPSGSSATASHGGGASNPSLHVAFNGGGGAVGGGSASTSGASGVSGSGAAAAAAPFNHVYSYAYYEPGAAKCHTNVPAAQGAGPGQGQAHQVQSKSPPRNSIRALLAKSFRSKSSTNHGGQSTSSSPSAEERDRHTYTTRYGTTENLYEEVSDQKIRKVLSDNRIASGSSAGNVKEEQRRVQHNHFRVLDELNLSLEALIMPPTPPDVSPSHAMGADEPSTSMSAGAVGGSAVSSVVAGPSKTAQRPRRGGLLGGAAGAGGTSNSSSASHASLENLSSTLNSMELKDHGHSSCINPEFDEGDLDSGFSGSGSSSGASYNESLRYYKSATPTGPMHHHHNHQQQQAMHHHSLNNNTLPHNLRSCRSSTASGTSTSKSSMASCGEDQGIGMTLAVGGGGGGGMMTPMHEGSGVVGAGSLSPFNYPRRCSADQQRATGRSMASAVGVGPGVGMAVGNMGGGSMSMSSSSNVALSTGAKPKKNFWTMKP; this comes from the exons ATGTATCCGGCCAGCGGCAGTGGAGGAGGCAGTGCAGCGACCGCTGCTAAGTTCCAGAATCGCTGCGGATCGCCGCAGTTTGCCAGCGACTATCCGCACCCACATCCGCACCAGCATCCGCACCAGACGACATCGGTGGCGGTGCACAGTGCCCCGCCCGGAGTGAGTGGTGGCTCCATAGCCAGCGGTGGGTCCATGTCCATGCGTCACGGCCAGCGGGTGGTGGCCTCAGCCCATCAGCATCCCAGTCAGATGACCCTGAACCACGGCGGCATGGGACACAACCACGGCATGGGCATGGCCATGGGAATGGGTCACAACCATGGACATGCGGCGGCCACCTTGGGCCATCCGCACTCGCATTcgcacaacaacagcagcagcagcagcagccacggaCATGTGGGCTCGCATCTGATCTTCCCCGACGACATGGACAGCATCGAGTTTTGCATGCCAGCGgcgccctcctcctcgtccgCCTCCTCGCAGAACGGTCTCGGGATCGGGGACCAGTTGCTCTTGGGCAGCAGTCACGGCGAGGCGTTCACGGAGCGCCGAAGGAGGGGTCACAGCCGGCGCAGCAATCATAAGATGGACGTGGAACAGCAG GTTAAGTGGTCTCGCAAAAACATCGCCGCCACCATGGAACGCTTCGAGCCCACGCCCAACACACAGTCCTCGTCGTCCACTTCATCGCTGGACTATGGATTTGCAGCCGGCGTGATGACGCCCAGTGGCAGCAGTGCTACGGCCTCACATGGCGGTGGCGCCTCCAATCCCTCACTGCACGTGGCCTTCAACGGAGGCGGTGGAGCAGTGGGCGGTGGTTCAGCCTCGACATCAGGAGCTAGTGGTGTCAGCGGCTCgggagcagctgcagcggcggcGCCCTTTAATCATGTCTATTCGTATGCTTACTACGAACCGGGGGCAGCCAAGTGTCACACCAATGTGCCTGCCGCCCAAGGAGCTGGTCCTGGACAGGGTCAGGCCCACCAGGTCCAGTCGAAGAGCCCGCCGCGCAACTCGATACGCGCCCTGCTGGCCAAGAGCTTCCGCTCGAAGAGCAGCACCAACCATGGCGGACAGTCCACATCCAGTTCTCCGAGTGCCGAAGAGCGGGATCGTCACACGTATACCACTCGCTACGGCACCACCGAGAACCTGTACGAGGAGGTCAGCGATCAAAAGATCCGCAAGGTGCTGTCCGACAACCGGATCGCCAGTGGCTCCAGTGCGGGCAATGTGAAGGAGGAGCAGCGCCGCGTGCAGCACAACCACTTTAGGGTGCTCGACGAGCTAAATCTCTCGCTGGAGGCCCTAATAATGCCGCCGACACCGCCGGACGTCAGTCCCAGTCACGCCATGGGCGCCGATGAGCCAAGCACCTCGATGTCCGCTGGTGCAGTAGGTGGATCGGCAGTGTCCAGCGTGGTGGCGGGACCCTCAAAGACCGCCCAAAGACCCCGACGCGGCGGCCTCCTGGGCGGTGCAGCTGGGGCAGGGGGCACCTCGAACTCGAGCTCCGCCTCGCACGCCAGCCTGGAGAACCTATCGAGCACCCTGAACAGCATGGAGCTCAAGGATCACGGCCACAGTAGCTGCATCAATCCGGAGTTCGATGAGGGCGACCTCGACTCCGGCTTcagtggcagcggcagcagcagcggcgccAGCTACAACGAGAGTCTGCGGTACTACAAGtccgccacgcccaccggACCGATGCACCACCATCacaaccaccagcagcaacaggcgaTGCACCACCACAGCCTGAACAACAACACCTTGCCGCACAACCTGCGCAGCTGCCGATCCTCCACAGCCTCGGGCACTTCCACATCGAAGAGCAGCATGGCCAGCTGTGGCGAGGATCAGGGCATTGGCATGACCTTGGCTgtgggcggcggcggcggtggtggcatGATGACGCCCATGCACGAGGGATCTGGCGTTGTGGGCGCCGGTTCCTTGTCCCCCTTCAACTATCCACGCCGCTGCTCGGCGGACCAGCAGCGTGCTACGGGCAGATCGATGGCCTCCGCCGTGGGCGTTGGACCCGGTGTGGGCATGGCCGTCGGCAACATGGGTGGCGGCAGCATGAGcatgagcagcagcagcaacgtgGCCCTGTCCACGGGCGCGAAACCCAAGAAGAACTTCTGGACCATGAAACCGTGA